A genomic window from Ruminiclostridium cellulolyticum H10 includes:
- a CDS encoding family 43 glycosylhydrolase produces the protein MQFKKVFSILLLVCLLVTQTTIVGAWQSDNDNGTYTNPILNADYPDIYAIRVGSDYYMVSSTFVSFPSIPILHSKDLINWEIIGYVSSDLNGTGKSYNLTNTFDDYGHGCWAPSIAYRNGTYYVGIYQAQGKFIMCTATNPAGPYTKTVYNQGFHDPALFIDDDGTGYIVSEANDVKVTKLSADYKSVVNSQVTTRIEGATGNYLVEGTHVMKKNGYYYIFRNSTPPESYTYCLRSKSIYGPYEMRILLNGPSISGGSQIHQGGPIDTTTGEWWFYVFQDGQGLGRRDILIPMQWQNDWPILGDPSTVKNVSIAGKTYPMGTVPVTYKKPDVGATYPILTIPNSDEFSSTTMGVQWQWNHYPDNTKWSLSERPGYLRLHAKNANNLWRATNTLTQRVEGPDCQGTIELDTTNMLDGDNAGLCLLNIPYGTIGVSKSGGVKRIVANINAKKDTAGTITNGPTLTGNTVYLRAKADLISNKATFFYSTDNVNFTQLGGTLSMPFDLGFFQGDKFGIFNYTTASSGGYADINWFRYYTSAGPNTPIPDITLSAFEKIEAESYNSQSGIQNVTCDEGTEAVGYTENGDYVVYKNVDFGSGANGFNARVSSATVGGTIEIRLDSANGTLIGSCPVAGTGGWQAFTDANCTVSGVSGKHDLYLKFTGESGYLFNINWFKFSNTSVISDKLGDVNSDGQIDAIDLQLIKKYILGLGEIENIKTADLDGNGDVNAIDFSLMKQYLLGLITEFPG, from the coding sequence ATGCAATTTAAAAAGGTCTTCAGTATTTTATTGCTGGTATGTCTATTGGTTACACAAACGACTATAGTCGGTGCATGGCAGTCTGATAATGACAACGGTACCTACACAAACCCGATTTTAAACGCTGATTATCCTGATATTTATGCTATCAGGGTGGGAAGTGATTACTATATGGTCAGCTCCACTTTCGTATCATTTCCATCAATACCTATCCTTCATTCAAAGGATTTAATTAACTGGGAAATTATAGGATATGTTTCTTCGGATCTTAACGGTACAGGAAAATCTTATAATCTGACTAATACATTTGACGATTACGGACATGGCTGTTGGGCACCAAGCATTGCCTACCGTAACGGTACATATTATGTGGGAATATATCAGGCACAGGGGAAGTTCATCATGTGTACCGCCACAAATCCGGCCGGCCCTTATACAAAAACGGTATACAATCAAGGATTTCATGACCCGGCACTTTTTATTGATGACGACGGTACAGGATATATCGTCTCTGAAGCAAACGATGTAAAGGTTACGAAGCTAAGTGCTGATTATAAGTCGGTAGTGAACAGTCAGGTGACTACCCGTATTGAGGGTGCAACAGGAAATTACCTGGTTGAAGGCACACATGTTATGAAAAAGAACGGATATTATTACATATTCCGTAATTCAACTCCTCCAGAATCATATACGTACTGCCTCAGGTCAAAGAGTATATATGGCCCTTATGAAATGAGGATACTACTGAACGGTCCAAGCATTTCCGGCGGAAGTCAGATTCACCAGGGGGGACCTATAGATACTACAACTGGTGAGTGGTGGTTCTATGTATTTCAGGATGGACAGGGATTGGGCCGCAGAGACATTTTGATACCTATGCAGTGGCAGAATGACTGGCCGATTCTCGGAGACCCTTCTACAGTAAAAAATGTAAGCATAGCAGGAAAAACCTATCCTATGGGTACCGTACCGGTTACATATAAAAAACCGGATGTAGGTGCAACATACCCAATCCTTACAATTCCGAATTCTGATGAATTCAGTTCAACAACAATGGGAGTACAGTGGCAGTGGAATCATTACCCTGACAATACAAAGTGGTCTTTAAGCGAGCGACCGGGCTATCTCAGACTTCACGCTAAAAATGCAAATAATCTGTGGAGGGCCACTAACACTCTTACACAAAGAGTGGAAGGGCCGGATTGCCAGGGTACAATAGAGCTTGACACTACCAATATGTTAGATGGGGATAATGCTGGACTATGCCTGCTTAATATTCCGTATGGAACCATCGGGGTAAGCAAATCCGGCGGAGTAAAAAGGATAGTTGCCAATATCAACGCTAAAAAGGATACGGCAGGAACAATTACAAATGGTCCTACACTTACCGGAAATACTGTCTATTTAAGGGCTAAAGCAGATCTTATCAGTAATAAGGCAACTTTTTTCTATAGCACGGATAATGTGAACTTCACTCAGCTTGGAGGAACATTAAGTATGCCCTTTGACTTGGGATTTTTTCAGGGGGACAAGTTCGGTATATTCAATTATACAACTGCTTCCTCGGGAGGTTATGCAGATATTAACTGGTTCCGATATTATACTTCTGCGGGGCCAAATACTCCTATTCCTGACATTACGTTATCTGCCTTTGAAAAAATAGAAGCAGAAAGCTACAACTCCCAATCGGGAATCCAGAATGTAACTTGTGATGAAGGAACCGAGGCTGTAGGCTATACCGAAAACGGCGATTACGTTGTATATAAGAATGTTGATTTCGGAAGCGGAGCAAATGGTTTTAACGCCAGAGTATCAAGTGCAACGGTTGGAGGTACGATTGAAATCAGGCTCGACAGTGCCAATGGTACATTAATAGGTTCTTGCCCTGTTGCGGGAACGGGAGGGTGGCAAGCTTTTACAGATGCAAATTGTACCGTAAGTGGTGTAAGTGGTAAACATGACCTATATTTGAAATTTACAGGTGAAAGCGGATATCTGTTTAACATCAACTGGTTTAAATTCAGTAATACATCTGTTATTTCAGATAAATTAGGTGATGTTAATTCTGACGGACAGATTGATGCCATTGACTTACAGCTCATTAAAAAATATATCCTGGGATTGGGAGAAATCGAGAACATAAAAACTGCTGACCTGGATGGAAACGGCGATGTAAATGCAATTGATTTTTCCCTTATGAAACAGTACTTACTGGGGCTAATTACCGAGTTTCCAGGGTGA
- a CDS encoding carbohydrate-binding protein, with protein sequence MIKNILTKKTIWGMVAFVFALTLVFTVPDSKVQAAALPTTPPTGYDRVQSNIPHGQVSYINYQSKATNSQRRARIYLPPNYSADKKYSVMYLLHGIGGNEDEWYNNGAPNVILDNLIAAGKIQPFIVVLPNGNATGTGVSDGWTNFTKDLIESLIPYIESNYSVYTDRNHRTVCGLSMGGGQSFNIGLPNLNLFPYVGAFSPAPNTLPNSQLFPNDGASAKQLLKFLFISYGTTDSLISFGTGVHNYCDSQSIPNTYFLIQGAGHDWNVWKQSLWNYSQMICEKGFTDYGPVAPVSAFTQIEAESFTSQSGVQTETCTEGGLNVGYIENGDYVVYNNVDFGSGATSFQARVASAGNGGNIEIRLDSITGPLVGTCAVKGTGDWQTWTDAKCTVSGVTGKHDLYLKFTGGSDYLMNFNWFKFGNATQTLTGDLNGDASEDATDYALLKKYLLGQINDFPVEDDINAGDMNKDGVIDALDFAVFKKILLGTI encoded by the coding sequence ATGATAAAAAATATATTAACTAAAAAAACGATTTGGGGAATGGTGGCATTTGTTTTTGCTTTAACTCTAGTTTTTACAGTGCCTGATTCCAAGGTGCAGGCTGCAGCACTGCCTACCACACCACCGACAGGCTATGACCGAGTCCAGAGTAACATTCCGCACGGTCAGGTTAGCTATATTAATTACCAATCTAAGGCAACAAACAGTCAAAGAAGAGCAAGGATTTACCTGCCTCCAAATTATTCAGCAGACAAAAAATACAGTGTAATGTATTTACTGCATGGTATCGGTGGAAATGAAGACGAGTGGTACAATAACGGTGCACCTAACGTTATTCTTGACAATCTTATAGCTGCAGGTAAAATTCAGCCATTTATCGTTGTATTACCAAATGGCAATGCAACAGGAACTGGTGTATCTGATGGTTGGACTAATTTTACAAAAGATTTAATCGAAAGTCTTATCCCATATATAGAATCAAACTACTCCGTTTATACGGATCGTAATCACAGGACTGTTTGCGGTCTCTCAATGGGTGGCGGACAATCTTTCAATATCGGACTTCCTAACTTGAACCTGTTCCCATATGTTGGAGCATTTTCACCGGCACCTAATACACTCCCTAATTCCCAACTTTTCCCTAATGACGGAGCCTCAGCTAAGCAGCTGTTGAAATTCTTGTTTATTTCTTACGGAACTACCGACAGTCTGATTAGTTTTGGTACAGGAGTACATAATTACTGTGATTCCCAGAGTATTCCAAATACTTACTTCCTTATTCAGGGTGCAGGTCATGATTGGAACGTATGGAAGCAGAGCCTTTGGAATTATTCTCAAATGATATGTGAAAAGGGTTTTACAGACTATGGCCCTGTTGCACCTGTATCAGCATTTACACAAATTGAGGCAGAAAGTTTCACCAGTCAGTCCGGCGTTCAGACAGAAACCTGTACTGAAGGAGGTCTGAATGTAGGGTATATTGAGAATGGTGATTATGTAGTTTATAACAATGTAGACTTTGGCAGTGGTGCAACAAGCTTTCAGGCAAGAGTAGCAAGTGCTGGGAATGGAGGTAATATCGAAATCAGATTGGATAGTATAACAGGTCCGTTGGTAGGAACTTGTGCAGTTAAAGGCACAGGCGATTGGCAGACTTGGACTGATGCAAAGTGTACTGTAAGCGGAGTAACCGGAAAACATGACTTGTATCTGAAATTTACAGGTGGAAGCGATTATCTGATGAATTTTAACTGGTTCAAATTTGGTAATGCGACACAGACTCTTACAGGTGATCTTAATGGAGATGCCAGTGAAGATGCAACAGACTATGCCTTGCTGAAAAAGTATCTTCTTGGTCAGATTAATGACTTCCCTGTCGAAGACGACATTAATGCTGGAGATATGAATAAGGACGGTGTAATTGACGCTCTCGACTTTGCTGTCTTTAAGAAAATCCTTTTGGGCACAATCTAA